The Armatimonadota bacterium DNA segment GGCTTCTTCGCGCCGTACTTCGACCGGGCCTTCTTCCGCCCGTCAACGCCAGAAGCATCCAGTGTGCCGCGGATCACGTGGTACTTCACCGAGTTCAGGTCCTTCACGCGGCCGCCGCGAATGAGCACGATGGAGTGCTCCGCGAGGTTGTGACCCTCGCCCGGGATGTACGCGGTGACTTCCTGGCGATTGAAGAGACGCACACGAGCGCA contains these protein-coding regions:
- the rpsL gene encoding 30S ribosomal protein S12, whose protein sequence is MPTISQLVRKGRKKKERKMSTPAFKVVWNAEKRKSKWVEGAPQRRGVCTRVWAQTPKKPNSAMRKCARVRLFNRQEVTAYIPGEGHNLAEHSIVLIRGGRVKDLNSVKYHVIRGTLDASGVDGRKKARSKYGAKKP